Part of the Nicotiana sylvestris chromosome 2, ASM39365v2, whole genome shotgun sequence genome, tggctTCCTGAGAAGTGCATTGTACCTTATGTCGcctttgatgacatggaatttcgTATCTTGAATGGTTCCGGCAACATTTACTGGTAGGACAATCTCCTCCTTCATTGTTTTTCTTGCCATGTCGAAACCATTTAGGACTCGAGATGCTGGTACAATTTGGTCTTGCAGGCCACGCTGCTCTATGACCCTTGGTCTGATTATGTTTGTTgcgctacctggatccactagaacacatttaacttgattttttttgaaagaatacAGATTACCAAGGCGTTATTGTGCGGTTGAGATATGCCTTCTACTTCCTCATTATAGAACGATAGGAAATCCCCGGGCACATAGCTCTGAGTTCGTTTTTTTCTTGTGATCAACCCCTTGGTGCGTTTGAATACAGGTCTTTGTGGGATATCGACACCTTCTAcgatcatgtggattacatgATGTGGTTCTTCCTGCTCATTTTTTCTGTTTGCATCTCTCTCCTTAATGTGATTCTTAGCCCGATCACTGagaaattctcgaaggtgaccctcgtTGAACAATCGAGCTACCTCCTCTCTTAGCTTCCTGTAGTCTTCGGTTTTatggccatgtgtgccatgatacttacacattaTGTTTGGATTCCTTTGAGAGGGATTACTTAGTATAGGCCTACGCTACCTTGTATCTTTGATCCTTCCAATGGATGACACAATCCCTGATGCATCTATACTAAAATTATACTCTGGCAATCAAGATGTCTCTGTGGGGTTGGTATTTATATCGAACCATTCTTATTCATAAGTCCCCGAGAGCTTTGACCTCAATCGTTTCTCCGATCATTCCGTGCAGCGTTACGACCCAAGCCATTGTTTCTGTGATCGACATATGGCTGCTACTGTTCTTTGTTGGATCTTGATTCCTTGTCTGTATCCCTTAGGGGCTGAGTTGACAACCTGTTAGGATGAAATAAGCCCGAGGGGGCTGCCAACTGGTcctcctcgaccctaatcttcgatTGATAACGGTTATGTACATTAGACCACGTCATAGCTAGGTACTCAATCAGATTCTGCTTTAACTGTCGAGACGCAATCGAACTTTGTTCATTAAAATTCTGCATAAAAgcttgtactgcccagtcatccgAGATAGGTGGTAATTCCATGCACTTCATCTGAAACCTAGACACAAACTCCCTCAACATCTCCTCGttcctttgttttattttgaagacgTCCAATTTCCTTGTTACCACCTTTATGGCACCGGCGTGTGCTTTCATGAAGGCGCCTGCTAGCA contains:
- the LOC138886103 gene encoding uncharacterized protein, whose product is MCKYHGTHGHKTEDYRKLREEVARLFNEGHLREFLSDRAKNHIKERDANRKNEQEEPHHVIHMIVEGVDIPQRPVFKRTKGLITRKKRTQSYVPGDFLSFYNEEVEGSATNIIRPRVIEQRGLQDQIVPASRVLNGFDMARKTMKEEIVLPVNVAGTIQDTKFHVIKGDIRYNALLRKPWIHNMKAVPSTLH